A stretch of Xenopus laevis strain J_2021 chromosome 8S, Xenopus_laevis_v10.1, whole genome shotgun sequence DNA encodes these proteins:
- the gsn.S gene encoding gelsolin isoform X1: MGNTNTAGVCCVPPPSEMVDHPEFEKAGKGPGLQVWRVEKFNLVPVPKNQYGSFFTGDAYLVLNTIKTSSGNLQYDLHYWLGDECTQDESGSAAIFTVQMDDHLGGKPIQNREVQGYESSTFVGYFKPGIKYKAGGVASGFTHVVPNEVDIKRLLQVKGRRVVRATEVPVGWDSFNQGDCFILDLGGEIYQWCGSKSNRFEKLKATAVAKDIRDNERSGRAKVYVVEEGMEREKMIEVLGEKPDLPEGPSDDIKADASNRKLAKLYKVSDGKGAMSVSLVADQNPFSQSALNSDDCFVLDHGSDGKIFAWKGKNANMEEKKAALKTATEFISKMGYPKQTQVQVLPESGETPLFKQFFKNWRDKEATDGMGVAYVPNHIAKIENVPFDVTVLHESPAMAAQHGMVDDGSGKKQIWRIENCEKVPVLESHYGQFYGGDSYIILYHYKSGGKQGQIIYTWQGDDSTKDEITASAILSAQLDEELGGGPVQGSRTQVRVVQGKEPAHLISLFGGKPMIIYKGGTSREGGQTKDANVRLFQVRTSSSGFSRAVEVDNTASNLNSNDAFVLTTPSASYLWVGQGSTNVEKNGAKELLKILGVSASEIPEGQETDDFWGALGGKADYRTSARLKDKLNAHPPRLFACSNKTGRFIIEEVPGEISQDDLATDDVMLLDTWDQVYVWVGNEAQEDEKKEAIASAYKYIESDPANRDKRTPVAITKQGFEPPTFIGWFLGWEADYWDVDPLERAMAGLST, encoded by the exons ATGGGGAACACGAACACTGCTGGAGTTTGCTGTGTACCACCG CCTTCAGAAATGGTTGACCATCCAGAGTTCGAGAAAGCCGGAAAGGGCCCGGGACTCCAAGTATGGAGAGTGGAGAAATTTAATTTGGTGCCTGTtcctaaaaatcaatatggttCATTTTTCACTGGGGACGCCTACCTTGTACTGAACACCATTAAGACTAGCTCTGGGAACCTACAGTATGATCTTCACTACTGGCTGG GGGATGAGTGCACTCAGGATGAAAGTGgatcagctgccatattcacaGTACAAATGGATGATCATCTGGGAGGAAAGCCCATTCAGAACCGGGAAGTGCAAGGATATGAGTCTTCAACGTTCGTAGGTTATTTTAAGCCtggcatcaaatacaag GCAGGAGGTGTGGCCTCAGGTTTCACACACGTGGTACCAAATGAGGTGGACATCAAACGACTCCTCCAGGTGAAAGGCCGCCGGGTTGTCAGAGCCACCGAGGTTCCGGTGGGCTGGGACAGCTTCAATCAAGGCGACTGCTTTATTCTTGATCTTGGGGGT gAGATTTACCAATGGTGCGGATCGAAATCCAACCGATTTGAGAAACTGAAAGCCACCGCCGTTGCCAAGGATATCAGGGACAATGAAAGGAGCGGAAGAGCCAAGGTTTATGTGGTGGAAGAAGGGATGGAGCGAGAGAAAATGATTGAG GTTCTGGGAGAGAAGCCAGATTTGCCAGAGGGACCATCGGATGATATTAAGGCAGATGCTTCCAACAGGAAACTTGCAAAGCTTTATAAG GTCTCTGATGGTAAGGGTGCCATGTCCGTGTCTCTAGTGGCAGATCAAAACCCATTCTCCCAGTCAGCTCTCAACTCCGATGACTGTTTTGTACTAGATCATGGCTCTGATGGAAAGATCTTTGCATGGAAAG GAAAGAATGCCAACATGGAAGAAAAGAAAGCTGCGCTGAAGACTGCCACTGAATTCATTTCCAAGATGGGCTACCCAAAACAAACCCAG GTCCAAGTGCTGCCAGAGAGTGGCGAGACTCCTCTGTTTAAACAGTTTTTCAAGAACTGGCGAGACAAGGAGGCAACTGACGGCATGGGTGTTGCCTATGTCCCCAACCACATTGCCAAAATTGAGAATGTGCCTTTCGATGTTACTGTTCTACACGAATCCCCAGCCATGGCTGCCCAGCACGGCATGGTGGATGATGGATCTGGCAAAAAACAG ATTTGGCGTATTGAAAACTGTGAGAAAGTTCCCGTTTTGGAATCGCATTACGGACAGTTTTATGGTGGAGACAGCTACATCATTTTGTATCATTATAAATCTGGTGGAAAACAAGGCCAGATCATCTACACATG GCAAGGGGATGATTCAACAAAGGACGAGATCACCGCCTCGGCAATCCTGAGCGCCCAGCTGGACGAGGAGCTTGGTGGTGGCCCAGTGCAG GGTTCAAGGACGCAG GTGCGGGTCGTGCAGGGCAAGGAACCTGCCCATCTAATAAGCCTGTTCGGTGGAAAACCTATGATTATCTACAAAGGGGGAACTTCCAGAGAAGGCGGTCAGACAAAGGATGCGAATGTCCGTCTCTTCCAAGTCCGCACATCCTCTTCTGGATTCAGCAGAGCAGTAGAG GTGGACAATACAGCTAGCAATCTGAACTCCAATGATGCCTTTGTACTGACGACACCCTCTGCTTCCTACCTGTGGGTTGGGCAAGGTTCCACTAATGTGGAAAAGAATGGAGCCAAGGAACTACTAAAGATCTTGGGAGTCTCTGCGTCTGAGATACCAGAAGGGCAGGAAACTG ATGACTTCTGGGGAGCACTAGGCGGCAAAGCAGACTACCGTACCTCCGCAAGACTAAAGGACAAGTTGAACGCCCATCCTCCTCGTCTGTTTGCCTGTTCTAACAAGACTGGGCGCTTCATT ATTGAGGAGGTTCCAGGAGAAATCTCTCAGGATGATCTGGCCACAGATGATGTCATGCTGTTGGATACTTGGGATCAG GTGTATGTCTGGGTTGGTAATGAAGCCCAGGAAGATGAGAAGAAAGAGGCCATAGCATCAG CCTACAAGTACATAGAGAGTGACCCTGCAAACAGAGACAAGAGGACTCCAGTTGCCATCACCAAGCAAGGATTTGAGCCCCCCACTTTCATAGGCTGGTTCCTGGGTTGGGAGGCTGATTACTGGGATGTCGACCCCCTGGAGAGGGCAATGGCAGGTCTGAGCACTTAA
- the gsn.S gene encoding gelsolin isoform X3, whose amino-acid sequence MVDHPEFEKAGKGPGLQVWRVEKFNLVPVPKNQYGSFFTGDAYLVLNTIKTSSGNLQYDLHYWLGDECTQDESGSAAIFTVQMDDHLGGKPIQNREVQGYESSTFVGYFKPGIKYKAGGVASGFTHVVPNEVDIKRLLQVKGRRVVRATEVPVGWDSFNQGDCFILDLGGEIYQWCGSKSNRFEKLKATAVAKDIRDNERSGRAKVYVVEEGMEREKMIEVLGEKPDLPEGPSDDIKADASNRKLAKLYKVSDGKGAMSVSLVADQNPFSQSALNSDDCFVLDHGSDGKIFAWKGKNANMEEKKAALKTATEFISKMGYPKQTQVQVLPESGETPLFKQFFKNWRDKEATDGMGVAYVPNHIAKIENVPFDVTVLHESPAMAAQHGMVDDGSGKKQIWRIENCEKVPVLESHYGQFYGGDSYIILYHYKSGGKQGQIIYTWQGDDSTKDEITASAILSAQLDEELGGGPVQGSRTQVRVVQGKEPAHLISLFGGKPMIIYKGGTSREGGQTKDANVRLFQVRTSSSGFSRAVEVDNTASNLNSNDAFVLTTPSASYLWVGQGSTNVEKNGAKELLKILGVSASEIPEGQETDDFWGALGGKADYRTSARLKDKLNAHPPRLFACSNKTGRFIIEEVPGEISQDDLATDDVMLLDTWDQVYVWVGNEAQEDEKKEAIASAYKYIESDPANRDKRTPVAITKQGFEPPTFIGWFLGWEADYWDVDPLERAMAGLST is encoded by the exons ATGGTTGACCATCCAGAGTTCGAGAAAGCCGGAAAGGGCCCGGGACTCCAAGTATGGAGAGTGGAGAAATTTAATTTGGTGCCTGTtcctaaaaatcaatatggttCATTTTTCACTGGGGACGCCTACCTTGTACTGAACACCATTAAGACTAGCTCTGGGAACCTACAGTATGATCTTCACTACTGGCTGG GGGATGAGTGCACTCAGGATGAAAGTGgatcagctgccatattcacaGTACAAATGGATGATCATCTGGGAGGAAAGCCCATTCAGAACCGGGAAGTGCAAGGATATGAGTCTTCAACGTTCGTAGGTTATTTTAAGCCtggcatcaaatacaag GCAGGAGGTGTGGCCTCAGGTTTCACACACGTGGTACCAAATGAGGTGGACATCAAACGACTCCTCCAGGTGAAAGGCCGCCGGGTTGTCAGAGCCACCGAGGTTCCGGTGGGCTGGGACAGCTTCAATCAAGGCGACTGCTTTATTCTTGATCTTGGGGGT gAGATTTACCAATGGTGCGGATCGAAATCCAACCGATTTGAGAAACTGAAAGCCACCGCCGTTGCCAAGGATATCAGGGACAATGAAAGGAGCGGAAGAGCCAAGGTTTATGTGGTGGAAGAAGGGATGGAGCGAGAGAAAATGATTGAG GTTCTGGGAGAGAAGCCAGATTTGCCAGAGGGACCATCGGATGATATTAAGGCAGATGCTTCCAACAGGAAACTTGCAAAGCTTTATAAG GTCTCTGATGGTAAGGGTGCCATGTCCGTGTCTCTAGTGGCAGATCAAAACCCATTCTCCCAGTCAGCTCTCAACTCCGATGACTGTTTTGTACTAGATCATGGCTCTGATGGAAAGATCTTTGCATGGAAAG GAAAGAATGCCAACATGGAAGAAAAGAAAGCTGCGCTGAAGACTGCCACTGAATTCATTTCCAAGATGGGCTACCCAAAACAAACCCAG GTCCAAGTGCTGCCAGAGAGTGGCGAGACTCCTCTGTTTAAACAGTTTTTCAAGAACTGGCGAGACAAGGAGGCAACTGACGGCATGGGTGTTGCCTATGTCCCCAACCACATTGCCAAAATTGAGAATGTGCCTTTCGATGTTACTGTTCTACACGAATCCCCAGCCATGGCTGCCCAGCACGGCATGGTGGATGATGGATCTGGCAAAAAACAG ATTTGGCGTATTGAAAACTGTGAGAAAGTTCCCGTTTTGGAATCGCATTACGGACAGTTTTATGGTGGAGACAGCTACATCATTTTGTATCATTATAAATCTGGTGGAAAACAAGGCCAGATCATCTACACATG GCAAGGGGATGATTCAACAAAGGACGAGATCACCGCCTCGGCAATCCTGAGCGCCCAGCTGGACGAGGAGCTTGGTGGTGGCCCAGTGCAG GGTTCAAGGACGCAG GTGCGGGTCGTGCAGGGCAAGGAACCTGCCCATCTAATAAGCCTGTTCGGTGGAAAACCTATGATTATCTACAAAGGGGGAACTTCCAGAGAAGGCGGTCAGACAAAGGATGCGAATGTCCGTCTCTTCCAAGTCCGCACATCCTCTTCTGGATTCAGCAGAGCAGTAGAG GTGGACAATACAGCTAGCAATCTGAACTCCAATGATGCCTTTGTACTGACGACACCCTCTGCTTCCTACCTGTGGGTTGGGCAAGGTTCCACTAATGTGGAAAAGAATGGAGCCAAGGAACTACTAAAGATCTTGGGAGTCTCTGCGTCTGAGATACCAGAAGGGCAGGAAACTG ATGACTTCTGGGGAGCACTAGGCGGCAAAGCAGACTACCGTACCTCCGCAAGACTAAAGGACAAGTTGAACGCCCATCCTCCTCGTCTGTTTGCCTGTTCTAACAAGACTGGGCGCTTCATT ATTGAGGAGGTTCCAGGAGAAATCTCTCAGGATGATCTGGCCACAGATGATGTCATGCTGTTGGATACTTGGGATCAG GTGTATGTCTGGGTTGGTAATGAAGCCCAGGAAGATGAGAAGAAAGAGGCCATAGCATCAG CCTACAAGTACATAGAGAGTGACCCTGCAAACAGAGACAAGAGGACTCCAGTTGCCATCACCAAGCAAGGATTTGAGCCCCCCACTTTCATAGGCTGGTTCCTGGGTTGGGAGGCTGATTACTGGGATGTCGACCCCCTGGAGAGGGCAATGGCAGGTCTGAGCACTTAA
- the gsn.S gene encoding gelsolin isoform X2 yields MGNTNTAGVCCVPPPSEMVDHPEFEKAGKGPGLQVWRVEKFNLVPVPKNQYGSFFTGDAYLVLNTIKTSSGNLQYDLHYWLGDECTQDESGSAAIFTVQMDDHLGGKPIQNREVQGYESSTFVGYFKPGIKYKAGGVASGFTHVVPNEVDIKRLLQVKGRRVVRATEVPVGWDSFNQGDCFILDLGGEIYQWCGSKSNRFEKLKATAVAKDIRDNERSGRAKVYVVEEGMEREKMIEVLGEKPDLPEGPSDDIKADASNRKLAKLYKVSDGKGAMSVSLVADQNPFSQSALNSDDCFVLDHGSDGKIFAWKGKNANMEEKKAALKTATEFISKMGYPKQTQVQVLPESGETPLFKQFFKNWRDKEATDGMGVAYVPNHIAKIENVPFDVTVLHESPAMAAQHGMVDDGSGKKQIWRIENCEKVPVLESHYGQFYGGDSYIILYHYKSGGKQGQIIYTWQGDDSTKDEITASAILSAQLDEELGGGPVQVRVVQGKEPAHLISLFGGKPMIIYKGGTSREGGQTKDANVRLFQVRTSSSGFSRAVEVDNTASNLNSNDAFVLTTPSASYLWVGQGSTNVEKNGAKELLKILGVSASEIPEGQETDDFWGALGGKADYRTSARLKDKLNAHPPRLFACSNKTGRFIIEEVPGEISQDDLATDDVMLLDTWDQVYVWVGNEAQEDEKKEAIASAYKYIESDPANRDKRTPVAITKQGFEPPTFIGWFLGWEADYWDVDPLERAMAGLST; encoded by the exons ATGGGGAACACGAACACTGCTGGAGTTTGCTGTGTACCACCG CCTTCAGAAATGGTTGACCATCCAGAGTTCGAGAAAGCCGGAAAGGGCCCGGGACTCCAAGTATGGAGAGTGGAGAAATTTAATTTGGTGCCTGTtcctaaaaatcaatatggttCATTTTTCACTGGGGACGCCTACCTTGTACTGAACACCATTAAGACTAGCTCTGGGAACCTACAGTATGATCTTCACTACTGGCTGG GGGATGAGTGCACTCAGGATGAAAGTGgatcagctgccatattcacaGTACAAATGGATGATCATCTGGGAGGAAAGCCCATTCAGAACCGGGAAGTGCAAGGATATGAGTCTTCAACGTTCGTAGGTTATTTTAAGCCtggcatcaaatacaag GCAGGAGGTGTGGCCTCAGGTTTCACACACGTGGTACCAAATGAGGTGGACATCAAACGACTCCTCCAGGTGAAAGGCCGCCGGGTTGTCAGAGCCACCGAGGTTCCGGTGGGCTGGGACAGCTTCAATCAAGGCGACTGCTTTATTCTTGATCTTGGGGGT gAGATTTACCAATGGTGCGGATCGAAATCCAACCGATTTGAGAAACTGAAAGCCACCGCCGTTGCCAAGGATATCAGGGACAATGAAAGGAGCGGAAGAGCCAAGGTTTATGTGGTGGAAGAAGGGATGGAGCGAGAGAAAATGATTGAG GTTCTGGGAGAGAAGCCAGATTTGCCAGAGGGACCATCGGATGATATTAAGGCAGATGCTTCCAACAGGAAACTTGCAAAGCTTTATAAG GTCTCTGATGGTAAGGGTGCCATGTCCGTGTCTCTAGTGGCAGATCAAAACCCATTCTCCCAGTCAGCTCTCAACTCCGATGACTGTTTTGTACTAGATCATGGCTCTGATGGAAAGATCTTTGCATGGAAAG GAAAGAATGCCAACATGGAAGAAAAGAAAGCTGCGCTGAAGACTGCCACTGAATTCATTTCCAAGATGGGCTACCCAAAACAAACCCAG GTCCAAGTGCTGCCAGAGAGTGGCGAGACTCCTCTGTTTAAACAGTTTTTCAAGAACTGGCGAGACAAGGAGGCAACTGACGGCATGGGTGTTGCCTATGTCCCCAACCACATTGCCAAAATTGAGAATGTGCCTTTCGATGTTACTGTTCTACACGAATCCCCAGCCATGGCTGCCCAGCACGGCATGGTGGATGATGGATCTGGCAAAAAACAG ATTTGGCGTATTGAAAACTGTGAGAAAGTTCCCGTTTTGGAATCGCATTACGGACAGTTTTATGGTGGAGACAGCTACATCATTTTGTATCATTATAAATCTGGTGGAAAACAAGGCCAGATCATCTACACATG GCAAGGGGATGATTCAACAAAGGACGAGATCACCGCCTCGGCAATCCTGAGCGCCCAGCTGGACGAGGAGCTTGGTGGTGGCCCAGTGCAG GTGCGGGTCGTGCAGGGCAAGGAACCTGCCCATCTAATAAGCCTGTTCGGTGGAAAACCTATGATTATCTACAAAGGGGGAACTTCCAGAGAAGGCGGTCAGACAAAGGATGCGAATGTCCGTCTCTTCCAAGTCCGCACATCCTCTTCTGGATTCAGCAGAGCAGTAGAG GTGGACAATACAGCTAGCAATCTGAACTCCAATGATGCCTTTGTACTGACGACACCCTCTGCTTCCTACCTGTGGGTTGGGCAAGGTTCCACTAATGTGGAAAAGAATGGAGCCAAGGAACTACTAAAGATCTTGGGAGTCTCTGCGTCTGAGATACCAGAAGGGCAGGAAACTG ATGACTTCTGGGGAGCACTAGGCGGCAAAGCAGACTACCGTACCTCCGCAAGACTAAAGGACAAGTTGAACGCCCATCCTCCTCGTCTGTTTGCCTGTTCTAACAAGACTGGGCGCTTCATT ATTGAGGAGGTTCCAGGAGAAATCTCTCAGGATGATCTGGCCACAGATGATGTCATGCTGTTGGATACTTGGGATCAG GTGTATGTCTGGGTTGGTAATGAAGCCCAGGAAGATGAGAAGAAAGAGGCCATAGCATCAG CCTACAAGTACATAGAGAGTGACCCTGCAAACAGAGACAAGAGGACTCCAGTTGCCATCACCAAGCAAGGATTTGAGCCCCCCACTTTCATAGGCTGGTTCCTGGGTTGGGAGGCTGATTACTGGGATGTCGACCCCCTGGAGAGGGCAATGGCAGGTCTGAGCACTTAA
- the gsn.S gene encoding gelsolin: protein MVDHPEFEKAGKGPGLQVWRVEKFNLVPVPKNQYGSFFTGDAYLVLNTIKTSSGNLQYDLHYWLGDECTQDESGSAAIFTVQMDDHLGGKPIQNREVQGYESSTFVGYFKPGIKYKAGGVASGFTHVVPNEVDIKRLLQVKGRRVVRATEVPVGWDSFNQGDCFILDLGGEIYQWCGSKSNRFEKLKATAVAKDIRDNERSGRAKVYVVEEGMEREKMIEVLGEKPDLPEGPSDDIKADASNRKLAKLYKVSDGKGAMSVSLVADQNPFSQSALNSDDCFVLDHGSDGKIFAWKGKNANMEEKKAALKTATEFISKMGYPKQTQVQVLPESGETPLFKQFFKNWRDKEATDGMGVAYVPNHIAKIENVPFDVTVLHESPAMAAQHGMVDDGSGKKQIWRIENCEKVPVLESHYGQFYGGDSYIILYHYKSGGKQGQIIYTWQGDDSTKDEITASAILSAQLDEELGGGPVQVRVVQGKEPAHLISLFGGKPMIIYKGGTSREGGQTKDANVRLFQVRTSSSGFSRAVEVDNTASNLNSNDAFVLTTPSASYLWVGQGSTNVEKNGAKELLKILGVSASEIPEGQETDDFWGALGGKADYRTSARLKDKLNAHPPRLFACSNKTGRFIIEEVPGEISQDDLATDDVMLLDTWDQVYVWVGNEAQEDEKKEAIASAYKYIESDPANRDKRTPVAITKQGFEPPTFIGWFLGWEADYWDVDPLERAMAGLST, encoded by the exons ATGGTTGACCATCCAGAGTTCGAGAAAGCCGGAAAGGGCCCGGGACTCCAAGTATGGAGAGTGGAGAAATTTAATTTGGTGCCTGTtcctaaaaatcaatatggttCATTTTTCACTGGGGACGCCTACCTTGTACTGAACACCATTAAGACTAGCTCTGGGAACCTACAGTATGATCTTCACTACTGGCTGG GGGATGAGTGCACTCAGGATGAAAGTGgatcagctgccatattcacaGTACAAATGGATGATCATCTGGGAGGAAAGCCCATTCAGAACCGGGAAGTGCAAGGATATGAGTCTTCAACGTTCGTAGGTTATTTTAAGCCtggcatcaaatacaag GCAGGAGGTGTGGCCTCAGGTTTCACACACGTGGTACCAAATGAGGTGGACATCAAACGACTCCTCCAGGTGAAAGGCCGCCGGGTTGTCAGAGCCACCGAGGTTCCGGTGGGCTGGGACAGCTTCAATCAAGGCGACTGCTTTATTCTTGATCTTGGGGGT gAGATTTACCAATGGTGCGGATCGAAATCCAACCGATTTGAGAAACTGAAAGCCACCGCCGTTGCCAAGGATATCAGGGACAATGAAAGGAGCGGAAGAGCCAAGGTTTATGTGGTGGAAGAAGGGATGGAGCGAGAGAAAATGATTGAG GTTCTGGGAGAGAAGCCAGATTTGCCAGAGGGACCATCGGATGATATTAAGGCAGATGCTTCCAACAGGAAACTTGCAAAGCTTTATAAG GTCTCTGATGGTAAGGGTGCCATGTCCGTGTCTCTAGTGGCAGATCAAAACCCATTCTCCCAGTCAGCTCTCAACTCCGATGACTGTTTTGTACTAGATCATGGCTCTGATGGAAAGATCTTTGCATGGAAAG GAAAGAATGCCAACATGGAAGAAAAGAAAGCTGCGCTGAAGACTGCCACTGAATTCATTTCCAAGATGGGCTACCCAAAACAAACCCAG GTCCAAGTGCTGCCAGAGAGTGGCGAGACTCCTCTGTTTAAACAGTTTTTCAAGAACTGGCGAGACAAGGAGGCAACTGACGGCATGGGTGTTGCCTATGTCCCCAACCACATTGCCAAAATTGAGAATGTGCCTTTCGATGTTACTGTTCTACACGAATCCCCAGCCATGGCTGCCCAGCACGGCATGGTGGATGATGGATCTGGCAAAAAACAG ATTTGGCGTATTGAAAACTGTGAGAAAGTTCCCGTTTTGGAATCGCATTACGGACAGTTTTATGGTGGAGACAGCTACATCATTTTGTATCATTATAAATCTGGTGGAAAACAAGGCCAGATCATCTACACATG GCAAGGGGATGATTCAACAAAGGACGAGATCACCGCCTCGGCAATCCTGAGCGCCCAGCTGGACGAGGAGCTTGGTGGTGGCCCAGTGCAG GTGCGGGTCGTGCAGGGCAAGGAACCTGCCCATCTAATAAGCCTGTTCGGTGGAAAACCTATGATTATCTACAAAGGGGGAACTTCCAGAGAAGGCGGTCAGACAAAGGATGCGAATGTCCGTCTCTTCCAAGTCCGCACATCCTCTTCTGGATTCAGCAGAGCAGTAGAG GTGGACAATACAGCTAGCAATCTGAACTCCAATGATGCCTTTGTACTGACGACACCCTCTGCTTCCTACCTGTGGGTTGGGCAAGGTTCCACTAATGTGGAAAAGAATGGAGCCAAGGAACTACTAAAGATCTTGGGAGTCTCTGCGTCTGAGATACCAGAAGGGCAGGAAACTG ATGACTTCTGGGGAGCACTAGGCGGCAAAGCAGACTACCGTACCTCCGCAAGACTAAAGGACAAGTTGAACGCCCATCCTCCTCGTCTGTTTGCCTGTTCTAACAAGACTGGGCGCTTCATT ATTGAGGAGGTTCCAGGAGAAATCTCTCAGGATGATCTGGCCACAGATGATGTCATGCTGTTGGATACTTGGGATCAG GTGTATGTCTGGGTTGGTAATGAAGCCCAGGAAGATGAGAAGAAAGAGGCCATAGCATCAG CCTACAAGTACATAGAGAGTGACCCTGCAAACAGAGACAAGAGGACTCCAGTTGCCATCACCAAGCAAGGATTTGAGCCCCCCACTTTCATAGGCTGGTTCCTGGGTTGGGAGGCTGATTACTGGGATGTCGACCCCCTGGAGAGGGCAATGGCAGGTCTGAGCACTTAA